From the Stigmatella erecta genome, one window contains:
- the sctN gene encoding type III secretion system ATPase SctN, which yields MAIDLSRYYALLKDASLVRVRGRVTELTGLVIKASVPNVRVGEVVYINSRIRGKVKAEVVGFQGDEVMLMPLGELYGIGPDSEVIPTGKPLTIKCGEGLLGRVLGGTGEPLDGKPLPDDLIDWSVDRDCPDPFTRMRIEHPLPLGVRCIDGLLTVGEGQRVGLFAGSGVGKSTLMGQIARNTKAELNVIALIGERGREVREFIEDALGEEGLKRSVLVCATSDQPSLVRLKAAYVATAIAEYFRERGGNVMFMLDTVTRLARAQREIGLAVGEPPARQGYPPSVFSMLPRILERTGNSAKGKCTAIYTCLVAGGDMEEPIADEVRGILDGHFILNRALGERNQWPAMDVLASLSRVMSGIVSKDHKKAAGKLRETLSTYEKQRDLILLGAYQYGTDPRTDYAIDKYDAIIDYLKQDTHSNSTYEETVNGLLGLFED from the coding sequence ATGGCGATCGACTTATCGCGCTACTACGCGCTGCTGAAGGACGCGTCGCTCGTGCGCGTGCGCGGGCGCGTCACCGAGCTGACGGGCCTCGTCATCAAGGCCAGCGTGCCCAACGTGCGCGTGGGCGAGGTCGTCTACATCAACAGCCGCATCCGCGGGAAGGTGAAGGCGGAGGTGGTGGGCTTCCAGGGCGACGAGGTGATGCTCATGCCCCTGGGCGAGCTGTACGGCATCGGTCCGGACAGCGAGGTGATTCCCACCGGCAAGCCGCTCACCATCAAGTGCGGGGAGGGGCTCCTGGGCCGCGTGCTCGGGGGCACCGGCGAGCCGCTCGACGGTAAGCCCCTGCCGGATGATCTCATCGATTGGTCGGTGGACCGGGACTGCCCGGACCCCTTCACGCGCATGCGCATCGAGCACCCGCTGCCCCTGGGGGTGCGCTGCATCGACGGCCTGCTGACGGTGGGCGAGGGCCAGCGTGTGGGCCTCTTCGCAGGCTCCGGCGTGGGTAAGTCCACGCTCATGGGGCAGATTGCCCGGAACACCAAGGCGGAGCTGAACGTCATCGCACTGATCGGCGAGCGTGGCCGCGAGGTGCGCGAGTTCATCGAGGACGCGCTCGGTGAGGAGGGCCTCAAGCGCTCCGTGCTGGTGTGCGCCACCTCGGACCAGCCCAGCCTGGTGCGTCTGAAGGCCGCCTACGTGGCCACCGCCATCGCGGAGTACTTCCGGGAGCGCGGCGGCAACGTGATGTTCATGCTGGACACGGTGACGCGTCTGGCGCGTGCCCAGCGTGAGATTGGCCTGGCCGTGGGCGAGCCCCCGGCGCGCCAGGGCTATCCGCCCAGCGTCTTCTCCATGCTGCCGCGCATCCTGGAGCGCACGGGCAACTCGGCCAAGGGCAAGTGCACCGCCATCTACACGTGCCTGGTGGCCGGTGGCGACATGGAAGAGCCCATCGCCGACGAGGTCCGCGGTATTCTCGACGGCCACTTCATCCTCAACCGTGCCCTGGGCGAGCGCAACCAGTGGCCCGCCATGGACGTGCTGGCCAGCCTCTCCCGTGTGATGAGCGGCATTGTCTCCAAGGACCACAAGAAGGCGGCGGGCAAGCTGCGCGAGACGCTCTCGACGTACGAGAAGCAGCGCGATCTGATCCTCCTGGGCGCCTACCAGTACGGCACGGACCCCCGGACGGACTACGCCATCGACAAGTACGACGCCATCATCGACTACCTCAAGCAGGACACCCACTCGAACTCCACCTACGAGGAGACCGTCAACGGGCTGCTGGGGCTCTTCGAGGACTGA
- a CDS encoding EAL domain-containing protein: MSDTIPAQCGRCQTLPAKVEETGQLFLWPPLGHSLGKLVAFMRESGLEYQLRPEAQCVVVRLEQGASAALAARLGDTLTREELRGTRALFKQGSGEPDLTDFPNVGPLQQFLTLSRAGWLVDMLAEQRLTSHFQPIVHADDTRRIFAHEALMRGMEKDGSLVAPGKIMETARGADLLFQLDLAARGSAIREAVRHGLNGSLFINFTPTAIYDPAYCLRSTVSVIKDAGLEPHKVVFEVIESDHAQDTRHLRAIIDFYRKAGFRVALDDLGAGHSSLNLIHQLRPDIMKLDMELIRNIHEDEYKASITQKLLEIAQKLGILTVAEGIETPEELRWVRAHGVDYLQGYLIARPQNPPVQSTPHFTG; encoded by the coding sequence ATGAGCGACACCATTCCCGCGCAGTGTGGCCGGTGCCAGACGCTTCCCGCCAAGGTCGAGGAGACGGGGCAGTTGTTCCTCTGGCCGCCGCTGGGGCACAGCCTCGGCAAGCTGGTGGCCTTCATGCGGGAGTCGGGGCTGGAGTACCAGCTCCGGCCGGAGGCGCAGTGCGTGGTGGTCCGGCTGGAGCAGGGGGCCTCGGCGGCCCTGGCGGCCCGGCTGGGGGACACGCTCACGCGCGAGGAGCTGCGCGGCACGCGGGCGCTCTTCAAGCAGGGCTCGGGAGAGCCGGACCTGACGGACTTTCCCAACGTGGGGCCGCTCCAGCAGTTTCTCACCCTGAGCCGGGCCGGGTGGCTGGTGGACATGCTGGCCGAGCAGCGCCTCACCTCGCACTTCCAGCCCATCGTCCACGCGGACGACACGCGCCGCATCTTCGCCCACGAGGCGCTCATGCGGGGGATGGAGAAGGACGGCTCGCTCGTGGCGCCCGGGAAGATCATGGAGACGGCGCGGGGGGCGGATCTGCTGTTCCAGTTGGATCTCGCCGCGCGCGGCTCGGCCATCCGCGAGGCGGTGCGCCACGGGCTGAACGGCTCGCTGTTCATCAACTTCACGCCCACGGCGATTTATGATCCGGCGTACTGCCTGCGCTCCACGGTCTCGGTCATCAAGGACGCGGGCCTGGAGCCGCACAAGGTCGTCTTCGAGGTCATCGAGTCGGACCATGCGCAGGACACGCGGCACCTGCGGGCCATCATCGACTTCTACCGGAAGGCGGGCTTCCGGGTGGCGCTGGACGATCTGGGGGCGGGGCACTCCTCGCTGAACCTCATCCACCAGCTTCGGCCGGACATCATGAAGCTGGACATGGAGCTCATCCGCAATATCCACGAGGATGAGTACAAGGCGTCCATCACCCAGAAGCTGCTGGAGATTGCCCAGAAGCTGGGCATCCTCACGGTGGCCGAGGGCATCGAGACGCCCGAGGAGCTGCGCTGGGTGCGGGCGCACGGGGTGGACTACCTCCAGGGCTACCTCATCGCCCGGCCACAGAACCCGCCCGTGCAGAGCACGCCGCACTTCACGGGGTGA
- a CDS encoding flagellar assembly protein FliH, with the protein MPPYRLETLLEMRARAKEEAEQAFSAAIKALEKEKAELKRLEDELARRKAERKAKVMAYLNEVMAKGAGINGMNMMARFEQRLKDEEAQVALDIERQREVVKVAERTVEQRRAQMAEAAKELKAIEKHKENWQKQIKHERQQREELTQEEIGSALFLARQRK; encoded by the coding sequence ATGCCCCCGTACCGGTTAGAGACCCTCCTGGAGATGCGCGCCCGCGCCAAGGAGGAGGCGGAGCAGGCCTTCTCCGCGGCCATCAAGGCGCTGGAGAAGGAGAAGGCGGAACTCAAGCGCCTGGAGGACGAGCTGGCGCGCCGCAAGGCCGAGCGCAAGGCGAAGGTCATGGCCTACCTCAACGAGGTGATGGCCAAGGGTGCCGGCATCAACGGCATGAACATGATGGCCCGCTTCGAGCAGCGCCTGAAGGACGAGGAGGCCCAGGTGGCGCTCGACATCGAGCGTCAGCGCGAGGTGGTGAAGGTGGCCGAGCGCACCGTGGAGCAGCGCCGGGCCCAGATGGCCGAGGCGGCCAAGGAGCTCAAGGCCATCGAGAAGCACAAGGAGAACTGGCAGAAGCAGATCAAGCACGAGCGTCAGCAGCGCGAGGAGCTGACCCAGGAAGAAATTGGCAGTGCCTTGTTCCTGGCCCGCCAGCGCAAGTAA
- a CDS encoding flagellar hook-length control protein FliK: MSRVEDDRDAERIAQRLIQERQLAEAKGKQRKDGETAFSKLVQQSQTDKGQTQQKQETKQTFAQATLARLLKESGTKEAGAEMRQQEGANAKQTGQRQDTTRSQGRQDAKALDERVLLGHSDEARQTAEGRQTESSQGGAASASRRHDEGVSETRTEARHTEGKAESDSEADEKSSLSRSEGRAGQKGSLKADADAGGGQGGGGKDKKEGGGEAAAAAGFRFNPALMAPVPVAKPKPNTGSERMRAVANEIAQKIVERARVGTNGAGAAEFQIDLRSNVLSGLSIKLSAKNGKIQAVFSGSDRDVLKMIEEQKEGLKSALTSRGLKLEDLRFEVRA, from the coding sequence ATGAGCCGAGTCGAAGACGATCGCGACGCAGAGCGGATTGCCCAGCGCCTCATCCAGGAGCGGCAGCTGGCCGAGGCCAAGGGCAAGCAGCGCAAGGACGGGGAGACGGCCTTCTCGAAGCTGGTCCAGCAGTCCCAGACGGACAAGGGCCAGACCCAGCAGAAGCAGGAGACGAAGCAGACCTTCGCCCAGGCCACGCTCGCCCGGCTCCTGAAGGAGTCCGGCACGAAGGAGGCCGGGGCGGAGATGCGCCAGCAGGAGGGCGCCAACGCCAAGCAGACCGGGCAGCGCCAGGACACCACGCGCTCCCAGGGGCGCCAGGACGCCAAGGCGCTCGACGAGCGCGTGCTCCTGGGCCATTCGGACGAGGCCCGGCAGACCGCCGAGGGCCGGCAGACGGAGTCGTCCCAGGGCGGCGCGGCGAGCGCCAGCCGCAGGCACGACGAGGGCGTGTCCGAGACCCGCACCGAGGCGCGCCACACCGAGGGCAAGGCCGAGAGCGACTCCGAGGCGGACGAGAAGAGCTCGCTGTCGCGCAGCGAGGGGCGTGCCGGACAGAAGGGCTCGCTCAAGGCGGACGCGGACGCGGGCGGCGGCCAGGGCGGCGGCGGCAAGGACAAGAAGGAGGGCGGAGGGGAGGCGGCCGCCGCGGCGGGCTTCCGCTTCAACCCGGCGCTGATGGCCCCGGTGCCGGTGGCCAAGCCCAAGCCCAACACGGGCTCGGAGCGGATGCGCGCGGTCGCCAACGAGATCGCCCAGAAGATTGTCGAGCGGGCGCGGGTGGGCACCAACGGCGCGGGCGCGGCGGAGTTCCAGATCGACCTGCGCAGCAACGTGCTCAGCGGCCTGTCCATCAAGCTGTCGGCGAAGAACGGTAAGATTCAGGCCGTCTTCAGCGGCAGCGACCGTGACGTGCTCAAGATGATCGAGGAGCAGAAGGAAGGCCTGAAG
- a CDS encoding type III secretion protein, whose translation MNHRFHARVLPLVALLFITGCSIDLQHGLTEQDANEIYVLLSKNGINAVKLKEGEGQDVQFSIQVPKADAAQAAELLRANSLPRPMEKGFNHFAKGSMVPTAAEERAMMLKAIAGEVSNALNKIDGVLESNVIVNIPENNDLTQPENKPMPSASVMIRYRPSVEGKAPVEEPQVKQFVASAVQELKPEAVTVLLTPSVSATAETSPESRLQDVFGMRMTAASASQFRVLIGVVSLFVLAIVGLAAWVFMRGGASSGAAVRAARPRPPQA comes from the coding sequence ATGAATCACCGATTCCACGCGCGTGTCCTTCCCCTGGTGGCCCTGCTCTTCATCACGGGCTGTTCCATTGATCTTCAGCATGGCCTGACGGAGCAGGATGCCAACGAGATCTACGTCCTGCTCAGCAAGAACGGCATCAACGCCGTCAAGCTGAAGGAGGGCGAGGGCCAGGATGTCCAGTTCTCCATCCAGGTTCCCAAGGCGGACGCGGCCCAGGCCGCGGAGCTGCTGCGGGCCAACTCCCTGCCACGCCCCATGGAGAAGGGCTTCAACCACTTCGCCAAGGGCAGCATGGTGCCCACCGCCGCGGAGGAGCGCGCGATGATGCTCAAGGCCATCGCGGGCGAGGTGTCCAACGCGCTCAACAAGATCGACGGCGTGCTGGAGTCCAACGTCATCGTCAACATCCCCGAGAACAATGATCTCACCCAGCCGGAGAACAAGCCGATGCCCTCCGCCTCGGTGATGATCCGCTACCGTCCCTCGGTGGAAGGCAAGGCGCCCGTGGAGGAGCCGCAGGTGAAGCAGTTCGTCGCCTCCGCGGTGCAGGAGCTCAAGCCCGAGGCGGTCACCGTGCTGCTGACGCCCTCGGTGTCGGCCACGGCGGAGACCAGCCCCGAGAGCCGGCTCCAGGACGTGTTCGGCATGCGGATGACGGCGGCGAGCGCCAGCCAGTTCCGCGTGCTCATCGGGGTCGTCTCCCTGTTCGTGCTGGCCATCGTGGGCCTGGCGGCCTGGGTCTTCATGCGCGGAGGCGCTTCCAGCGGCGCGGCGGTGCGCGCGGCCCGTCCGCGTCCGCCGCAGGCCTGA
- a CDS encoding sigma-70 family RNA polymerase sigma factor produces the protein MGFGDDKKAILEKYGPYVRSLAATVRKQFNAQLELDELVSYGQIGLLEAADRFDPKVGANFLTFAHYRIKGAIFDGLRKMGILRGGDARSAFVGERAAAYLGNLSDREQGGGNRGGSFDDDVNDISNAVAGLAMVFATSLEGADSAGYSDESLPADQRLEMEQLKRRVRAAIDKLPDKERQLLQGYYFQGRTLEEAGSEIGQSKSWASRLHARAIERLKEILDDEEAPASSDDTRRQSHGGSNGGRLGRADRSAEAAGSGRAAGEQAGSLEVRRGSR, from the coding sequence TTGGGGTTCGGCGACGACAAGAAGGCGATCCTCGAGAAGTACGGCCCATATGTGAGGTCGCTGGCGGCCACCGTCCGCAAGCAGTTCAACGCTCAGCTGGAGCTCGACGAGCTGGTCTCCTACGGCCAGATTGGCCTGCTCGAGGCCGCCGACCGGTTCGATCCCAAGGTCGGAGCCAATTTCCTCACCTTTGCCCACTATCGCATCAAAGGTGCGATCTTCGACGGGCTGAGGAAAATGGGCATCTTGCGCGGCGGGGATGCCCGCTCGGCGTTCGTGGGCGAGCGCGCGGCGGCGTATCTGGGAAATCTTTCGGATCGCGAGCAGGGCGGAGGCAACCGCGGGGGGTCATTCGACGATGATGTCAATGACATCTCCAACGCGGTCGCGGGGCTGGCCATGGTGTTCGCCACCAGCCTGGAGGGCGCCGACAGCGCGGGGTACTCGGACGAGTCCCTGCCTGCCGACCAGCGGCTGGAGATGGAGCAGTTGAAGCGGCGGGTGAGGGCGGCGATCGACAAGCTCCCGGACAAGGAGCGCCAGCTGCTGCAGGGGTATTACTTCCAGGGACGCACGCTGGAAGAGGCGGGGTCGGAGATCGGGCAGTCGAAGAGCTGGGCGTCTCGGCTGCATGCGCGGGCCATCGAGCGGCTCAAAGAGATTCTAGATGACGAAGAGGCTCCTGCCTCTTCCGACGATACAAGGAGGCAGTCACATGGCGGGTCCAATGGCGGGCGTCTCGGCCGCGCAGATCGCTCAGCAGAAGCTGCAGGATCAGGGCGCGCAGCAGGTGAACAAGCAGGGAGCCTCGAAGTTCGACGGGGTTCTCGCTAA
- a CDS encoding ATP-dependent helicase HrpB: MNKQGASKFDGVLANKSQAAGGAEQVQGAQAAQKAQAAQAAQRVDQVRQVETVNKTEKAALNKVNGATSEQLTSRAAEPVTAKAETSKAGNMMSSVVSSLEKGQLNLEKLIAQGSSGKQFSNGELLSLQASMYKYTQELDLTSKVVEKATSGLKDVVKTQV, encoded by the coding sequence GTGAACAAGCAGGGAGCCTCGAAGTTCGACGGGGTTCTCGCTAACAAGAGCCAGGCGGCCGGTGGCGCCGAGCAGGTCCAGGGCGCTCAGGCCGCGCAGAAGGCCCAGGCCGCCCAGGCCGCCCAGCGCGTCGACCAGGTGCGCCAGGTGGAGACCGTCAACAAGACGGAGAAGGCGGCCCTGAACAAGGTCAATGGCGCCACCAGCGAGCAGCTGACCTCGCGCGCCGCCGAGCCCGTCACCGCCAAGGCGGAGACCTCCAAGGCCGGCAACATGATGTCCAGCGTCGTCAGCTCGCTGGAGAAGGGCCAGCTCAACCTGGAGAAGCTCATTGCGCAGGGCTCCTCCGGCAAGCAGTTCTCCAACGGCGAGCTGCTGTCGCTCCAGGCCTCCATGTACAAGTACACCCAGGAGCTGGACCTGACGAGCAAGGTCGTCGAGAAGGCCACCAGCGGCCTCAAGGACGTCGTCAAGACCCAGGTGTAG
- a CDS encoding tetratricopeptide repeat protein: MAESASEIAGSLVPLAKQQAMVLLESGYVWMDMGKFDKAKDVFAGAATLMPKSEVPQLALGALEFAQGRHDKALQAYRAAQRLAPQSALPRAHAGEALLFMGKVPEAVKELKAAMDLEPDSDGARLAQALMDAKEAGILPPAKK, encoded by the coding sequence ATGGCGGAGTCTGCGTCGGAGATCGCGGGCAGTCTGGTTCCCCTCGCCAAGCAGCAGGCGATGGTCTTGCTGGAGTCCGGCTATGTCTGGATGGACATGGGCAAGTTCGACAAGGCCAAGGACGTCTTCGCGGGCGCCGCCACGTTGATGCCCAAGAGCGAGGTGCCCCAGCTGGCGCTCGGGGCGCTGGAGTTCGCGCAGGGCCGCCACGACAAGGCCTTGCAGGCCTACCGGGCAGCCCAGAGGTTGGCGCCTCAGTCGGCCCTGCCGCGCGCGCACGCCGGAGAAGCGCTACTGTTCATGGGCAAAGTGCCGGAGGCCGTGAAGGAGCTGAAGGCGGCCATGGACCTGGAGCCGGACAGCGATGGGGCCCGGCTCGCACAGGCCCTGATGGATGCCAAGGAGGCGGGGATTCTCCCGCCTGCCAAGAAGTAG
- a CDS encoding FliH/SctL family protein: MAIGKVIKGDVAQEPVPERSAPRPARAGVMNADIFEARQSAQGILEEAQREKERILAEALREREDVLAKAREQGRQEGLAQATELLLRAKMQAGEMLASQEQDVIALACRIAEKIIGRDIERQPELLVDMCASAIEQLRSARAMVLRVHPKTAQVLRARKPELIELIGRAVDLAIREDADVAPVGCIVQTEFGTVDAQLPTQFEMLQNVLLPDTAKTEGPA, encoded by the coding sequence ATGGCGATCGGCAAGGTAATCAAAGGTGACGTGGCGCAGGAACCCGTCCCCGAGCGGTCCGCCCCGCGCCCCGCGCGCGCGGGCGTGATGAACGCCGACATCTTCGAGGCGCGTCAGTCCGCCCAGGGCATCCTGGAGGAAGCGCAGCGCGAGAAGGAACGCATCCTCGCGGAGGCGTTGCGCGAGCGGGAGGACGTGCTGGCCAAGGCGCGCGAGCAGGGGCGCCAGGAGGGCCTGGCCCAGGCAACGGAGCTGCTCTTGCGCGCCAAGATGCAGGCGGGGGAGATGCTCGCCAGCCAGGAGCAGGACGTCATCGCCCTGGCGTGCCGCATCGCCGAGAAGATCATCGGCCGGGACATCGAGCGCCAGCCGGAGCTGCTGGTGGACATGTGCGCCTCGGCCATCGAGCAGCTGCGCAGCGCGCGCGCCATGGTGCTCCGGGTGCACCCGAAGACGGCGCAGGTGCTGCGCGCGCGCAAGCCCGAGCTGATCGAACTCATCGGCCGCGCGGTGGACCTGGCCATCCGCGAGGACGCGGACGTGGCGCCGGTAGGCTGCATCGTCCAGACGGAGTTCGGCACGGTGGATGCGCAGCTGCCCACCCAGTTCGAGATGCTCCAGAACGTGCTGCTGCCCGACACCGCCAAGACGGAAGGACCGGCCTAG